One genomic region from Spirosoma sp. KCTC 42546 encodes:
- a CDS encoding LytTR family DNA-binding domain-containing protein, translated as MRCLIVDDEPLAHAILSDYIRKVPFLELIGATTSPIDALTRVQRGEVDLVFLDIQMPELTGIQFLKLVENVVNSHKCRVILTTAYSTYALEGYEHNVVDYLLKPVSFERFYKAVQKLFPLISPVAVAPNPAMDHDTNNPPEAPAKEFIFVKTEYRLQRVGLSDILYCEGLKDYVSIYTPTERILVLQTMKSLEEKLPANQFARVHKSYIVALNRIESIEKNRIYIDHPGRAQDVIPIGETYRDAFYRLIEE; from the coding sequence ATGCGCTGCCTGATTGTTGACGATGAACCCCTTGCTCATGCCATTTTGAGTGACTACATCCGAAAAGTGCCTTTTCTGGAACTGATTGGCGCAACAACCAGCCCTATTGACGCCTTAACCCGCGTACAACGGGGAGAAGTAGACCTTGTGTTCCTGGACATTCAAATGCCGGAACTCACAGGAATACAGTTTCTGAAACTGGTAGAGAACGTCGTAAATAGCCACAAATGCCGGGTTATCCTTACCACTGCCTACTCCACGTACGCCCTGGAAGGTTACGAACATAATGTGGTCGATTACCTGCTCAAACCGGTTTCCTTCGAGCGCTTCTACAAAGCCGTGCAAAAGCTATTCCCTCTCATTTCGCCAGTTGCAGTTGCCCCTAATCCGGCTATGGATCATGACACGAATAACCCGCCGGAAGCACCAGCCAAAGAGTTCATTTTTGTTAAGACCGAATATCGATTACAGCGCGTTGGCCTGAGTGACATTCTCTACTGCGAAGGCTTAAAAGATTACGTATCTATTTATACCCCGACAGAACGTATTCTGGTCCTTCAAACCATGAAAAGTCTGGAAGAAAAACTCCCCGCGAATCAGTTTGCACGCGTCCACAAATCCTACATTGTTGCTCTCAATCGTATCGAATCCATCGAGAAAAACAGAATTTACATTGATCACCCCGGTCGGGCGCAGGATGTGATTCCCATTGGCGAAACCTATCGGGATGCTTTCTATCGACTTATTGAGGAGTAG
- the panB gene encoding 3-methyl-2-oxobutanoate hydroxymethyltransferase encodes MSVHNPDIKRVTTHTIQELKNKGEKISALTAYDYSMARVVDAAGVELILVGDSASNVMAGHETTLPITLDQMIYHASSVVRGVKRALVLVDLPFGSYQGNSSVALQSAIRIMKESGAHAVKMEGGLEIKESIVRILSAGVPVMGHLGLTPQSIYKFGTYAVRAKEEAEAEKLMEDAHMLEDIGCFGVVLEKIPASLTKKVSKSLTIPTIGIGAGPDADGQILVFHDLLGINNEFKPRFLRRYAELHKVMTEAIAHYVDDVKANDFPNEKEAY; translated from the coding sequence ATGTCTGTTCATAACCCCGACATCAAGCGCGTTACCACGCACACCATCCAGGAGTTAAAAAATAAAGGCGAAAAAATCTCTGCCCTAACTGCCTACGATTATTCGATGGCCCGGGTCGTTGATGCTGCCGGAGTTGAATTGATTCTGGTCGGCGACTCAGCCTCGAACGTTATGGCGGGCCATGAAACAACGCTGCCCATTACCCTCGATCAAATGATTTACCATGCCAGCTCGGTAGTGAGGGGCGTTAAGCGGGCGTTGGTTCTCGTCGATTTACCATTTGGCTCCTATCAGGGTAACTCATCGGTAGCATTGCAATCGGCCATTCGAATCATGAAAGAGTCGGGCGCGCATGCGGTAAAGATGGAAGGGGGTCTGGAAATCAAAGAATCCATCGTCCGGATTTTGAGTGCGGGGGTTCCCGTAATGGGCCACCTGGGTTTAACACCTCAGTCTATCTATAAATTCGGCACCTATGCCGTGCGGGCTAAAGAAGAAGCCGAAGCCGAAAAGTTGATGGAAGATGCCCACATGCTCGAAGACATTGGCTGCTTTGGTGTTGTACTTGAAAAAATTCCCGCATCCTTAACCAAAAAAGTGTCCAAGAGCCTGACTATTCCGACCATTGGGATCGGTGCGGGCCCCGACGCCGATGGTCAAATCCTGGTTTTTCACGACCTGCTAGGTATTAACAATGAGTTTAAGCCACGCTTCCTGCGTCGGTACGCTGAGCTACACAAGGTTATGACAGAGGCCATTGCTCATTATGTGGATGATGTAAAAGCCAACGACTTTCCGAACGAGAAAGAAGCGTATTGA
- a CDS encoding peptidase domain-containing ABC transporter — protein MERIREWIAAKSISARTKIKQRDITDCGAACLASVAAYYRLLLPVARIRQLAATDQKGTTVLGMVEAAQKLGFQAKGVKAPFESLSKIPQPTIAHVNIRNSQLQHYVVIYRITPQQITVMDPADGQIHQLSPEEFKAVWTGLLVLLVPDETFKIGDQKVPVLQRFWQLLQPHRSVMIQALFGALIYTILGLSSAIYIQKIVDNVLVNGNRNLLNLLSVVMIGLLVLQIFINANKSFFNLKTGQRIDAALILGYYKHLMTLPQSFFDTMRVGEVISRVNDAVKIRSFVNDIALGLLVNVLIVIFSFALMFTYYWKLALILVLIVPFYAGIYWAMNRFNQRYQRKLMENSADLEAQLVESLNAMPTIKRFGLEQFASQKTETRFVSLLQTIFQTGSAGIYAGNASEFVTRLFTIILLWTGAGYVLQNDLTPGELLSFYALIGYFTGPAAGLIGSNRSIQEALIAADRLFEIMDLERESTENKVELQPTMVGAIRFQNVTFRYGTRATVFDDLVLTMPKGKITAVVGESGSGKSTLMSLVQGLYPLQSGSIFIGDYDIKHLHPDSLRQVVSVVPQKIDLFAGNVIENIAIGDEQPDMQRLLAICDQLGITDFIERMSNGFTTYLGENGATLSGGQKQRLAIARALYRRPEVLILDEATSALDSISEQFVQRTVQQLRKEGKTIIIIAHRLSTVRKADKIVVLEQGRVIEEGKHVDLLKNGKAYSQFWQQQTEVV, from the coding sequence ATGGAGCGAATTCGGGAGTGGATCGCGGCAAAGAGTATCAGCGCTCGTACGAAAATCAAACAACGGGATATTACCGACTGCGGAGCCGCTTGTCTGGCCTCAGTGGCGGCCTATTATCGACTTTTATTGCCCGTTGCCCGGATTCGGCAGTTAGCCGCCACCGATCAGAAAGGCACGACCGTACTGGGTATGGTTGAGGCTGCGCAGAAACTGGGCTTTCAGGCAAAAGGTGTCAAAGCACCGTTTGAGAGCCTGTCGAAAATTCCACAACCGACTATTGCCCACGTGAACATTCGCAATAGTCAGTTGCAACACTATGTGGTTATTTACCGCATCACTCCCCAACAGATTACGGTCATGGACCCTGCTGATGGGCAAATACACCAGCTCTCGCCCGAGGAGTTTAAAGCCGTCTGGACTGGATTGCTGGTCTTACTGGTGCCCGATGAGACGTTCAAGATTGGCGACCAGAAAGTGCCCGTATTGCAGCGGTTCTGGCAATTGCTGCAACCCCACCGATCGGTAATGATACAAGCCCTATTTGGTGCGCTGATCTACACAATTCTGGGTTTGTCTTCGGCCATTTATATTCAGAAAATCGTCGATAATGTGCTGGTCAACGGTAATCGGAATCTGCTGAATCTGCTTAGTGTGGTTATGATTGGGCTGCTGGTCCTGCAGATCTTTATCAATGCCAACAAGAGTTTCTTCAATTTGAAAACGGGTCAACGGATTGATGCTGCGCTGATTTTAGGCTATTACAAACATCTGATGACACTGCCGCAGTCGTTTTTTGATACCATGCGGGTAGGAGAAGTGATCTCACGGGTGAACGATGCTGTTAAAATTCGGTCGTTTGTCAATGATATTGCGCTTGGGTTGCTCGTTAACGTCCTGATCGTCATTTTCTCGTTCGCGCTGATGTTTACCTACTACTGGAAGCTCGCGCTGATTCTGGTGCTCATTGTACCCTTTTATGCGGGTATTTACTGGGCCATGAACCGATTCAACCAGCGATACCAGCGGAAATTGATGGAGAACTCGGCCGATCTTGAAGCACAATTAGTTGAGTCTCTGAATGCCATGCCGACCATTAAGCGATTCGGACTGGAGCAGTTTGCCAGCCAGAAAACAGAAACTCGTTTCGTTTCGCTATTACAAACGATTTTTCAGACGGGTAGTGCGGGTATTTATGCCGGTAATGCATCTGAATTTGTTACGCGGTTATTTACCATCATTTTGCTCTGGACCGGTGCTGGTTATGTACTACAGAATGACCTGACTCCCGGCGAACTCCTGTCTTTTTATGCGCTGATTGGCTATTTCACGGGCCCTGCCGCCGGTCTCATCGGATCAAATCGAAGCATCCAGGAAGCGCTGATTGCTGCCGACCGACTGTTTGAGATTATGGATCTGGAGCGTGAATCGACGGAAAACAAAGTAGAGCTACAGCCCACTATGGTGGGGGCAATTCGTTTTCAGAACGTAACCTTCCGGTACGGTACCCGTGCTACGGTTTTCGATGATCTGGTCCTGACAATGCCCAAAGGGAAAATTACGGCGGTTGTGGGCGAAAGTGGGTCGGGTAAATCCACGTTGATGTCGCTGGTACAGGGCCTTTATCCCTTGCAAAGTGGCAGCATCTTCATCGGTGATTACGATATCAAACATCTGCATCCCGACAGCCTGCGTCAGGTGGTTAGTGTAGTGCCTCAGAAGATCGACCTGTTTGCGGGCAATGTGATCGAAAATATTGCGATTGGGGATGAGCAACCCGACATGCAACGGCTACTTGCCATTTGTGATCAGTTAGGCATAACCGACTTCATTGAACGAATGTCGAATGGGTTTACCACGTACTTAGGTGAAAACGGAGCGACACTGTCGGGTGGACAGAAGCAACGGTTAGCCATTGCCCGAGCCCTTTATCGTCGGCCTGAGGTACTGATTTTAGATGAAGCTACATCGGCACTGGATTCAATATCGGAACAGTTTGTGCAACGTACGGTACAGCAGCTTCGGAAAGAGGGCAAAACCATTATCATAATTGCCCACCGACTCAGCACCGTTCGGAAGGCCGATAAGATTGTCGTACTGGAGCAAGGCCGGGTTATTGAGGAAGGCAAACATGTGGATTTGCTGAAAAACGGGAAGGCGTATTCGCAATTCTGGCAACAACAGACCGAGGTTGTTTAA
- a CDS encoding HlyD family secretion protein, with product MNESEFSYGLVTYLPRVSVRSQIIYTTVLGVVLLTIVALPFIYVDVSVQANGLVRPVSERSEVKATAGAVVEKVMVREWQPVKKGQPLFQLRSDALDTRKQLVDKQIAEKVAFVRDLDQLTTKSWKVVNGLAAPLYRQEYNQFRAIVEESWNLQEKRKRELQTAQLLYSQKVIARLEYEDALYAHKAALARYNTLVEQQRSDWQTDLTQSRRDLANLESDAQQLREEQELYMLKAPVGGTASQLAGRYAGSYVQPGDVLAVVSPDSTLIAEAYVPSKDIGLLRPGQPVRLQVDAFDYNQWGLLTGRVIDIANDFTTSNGEPVFKVRCQLDKPYLSLRNGYKGRLKKGMTVQTRFQVARRSLFQLLYDKADDWLNPAISSSKTATTSAQKGGGTTL from the coding sequence ATGAACGAATCTGAATTCTCGTATGGCTTAGTCACCTACTTGCCCAGGGTTAGTGTGCGGAGCCAGATTATTTATACAACGGTCCTGGGCGTCGTACTGCTTACAATAGTGGCGCTGCCGTTCATTTATGTCGATGTATCGGTGCAGGCAAATGGCCTGGTCAGACCTGTCTCGGAACGAAGCGAAGTGAAGGCAACGGCCGGGGCCGTTGTCGAGAAAGTAATGGTGCGTGAATGGCAACCTGTTAAAAAAGGACAGCCTCTTTTTCAGCTTCGATCGGATGCGCTGGATACCCGGAAGCAACTAGTCGATAAGCAAATTGCTGAAAAAGTTGCTTTTGTGCGCGACCTGGATCAGCTTACTACAAAATCCTGGAAAGTAGTTAATGGCCTGGCTGCTCCGTTGTATCGACAGGAGTACAATCAGTTCAGAGCTATCGTCGAAGAAAGCTGGAATTTGCAGGAGAAACGGAAACGTGAACTTCAGACGGCGCAGTTACTCTATTCCCAAAAAGTAATTGCGCGACTCGAATACGAAGATGCTCTCTATGCCCACAAAGCCGCATTGGCGCGCTACAATACACTCGTTGAGCAACAACGCAGTGATTGGCAAACGGATCTGACTCAGAGTAGGCGCGATTTGGCCAACCTTGAATCCGACGCACAGCAACTTCGTGAAGAACAGGAACTATACATGTTAAAAGCGCCTGTTGGTGGTACGGCCAGCCAGTTAGCCGGGCGATATGCGGGTAGTTACGTGCAGCCGGGCGATGTACTGGCTGTTGTCTCTCCCGATTCTACACTGATTGCCGAAGCCTATGTTCCCTCTAAAGACATTGGTCTGTTAAGGCCGGGCCAGCCGGTTCGCCTACAGGTCGATGCATTCGACTACAACCAATGGGGGCTGCTTACGGGGCGTGTCATCGATATTGCGAACGATTTTACAACATCAAATGGGGAGCCCGTATTCAAAGTCCGATGCCAGTTGGATAAACCCTACCTGAGTTTACGGAACGGCTATAAGGGTCGCCTGAAGAAAGGAATGACTGTGCAAACCCGCTTTCAGGTGGCACGTCGTTCGTTGTTTCAACTACTCTATGATAAAGCCGATGACTGGTTAAATCCAGCCATTAGCAGTTCGAAAACTGCTACCACAAGCGCGCAGAAGGGGGGCGGTACTACCCTATGA
- a CDS encoding helix-turn-helix domain-containing protein — MPVLSEKLRRLRQLFGYSQEYIAFNIGMTQPAYCKWESGQTQPPINKLEGLANLYQISIGDLLSESDLDIIRKLLADEHFAEKLLGRGDVS; from the coding sequence ATGCCAGTACTATCGGAAAAGCTTCGTCGATTACGCCAGTTGTTTGGTTATTCGCAGGAATACATCGCGTTTAATATAGGCATGACCCAACCTGCGTATTGTAAATGGGAGAGCGGTCAGACTCAACCCCCTATTAATAAGCTGGAAGGCCTGGCCAACTTATATCAGATAAGTATTGGTGATTTACTAAGTGAAAGTGATCTTGATATTATTCGGAAACTTTTAGCCGATGAGCATTTTGCAGAGAAGTTATTGGGGAGGGGTGATGTGAGTTAA
- a CDS encoding Dabb family protein, producing MFVHSVFFWLHHPESQADHDALRAGLETLKAVSEISTVYIGTPAETRRPVIDHTYDFALTLVFADKAAHDIYQDHPVHLAFVEKCAHLWERVKIYDAVG from the coding sequence ATGTTTGTTCACTCCGTATTTTTCTGGCTCCATCATCCCGAAAGCCAAGCCGACCATGATGCCCTTCGCGCTGGTCTCGAAACCTTAAAAGCTGTATCCGAAATTTCAACGGTATACATCGGTACTCCCGCCGAAACGCGTCGCCCGGTAATTGACCATACGTATGACTTTGCGTTAACGCTGGTGTTTGCCGACAAAGCTGCCCACGATATTTATCAGGACCACCCTGTTCATCTGGCATTTGTAGAGAAATGCGCTCACCTCTGGGAACGGGTGAAAATCTATGACGCCGTTGGGTAA
- a CDS encoding DUF4292 domain-containing protein, with the protein MNKYLCITVLLITVLGSEGCRRNRMSRSTNPVVVTSSIPDSTLAARPAPSAPTDTVTVIRPARPGIEEARANVAEIDFRYLAAKSKISFKSPSQDIDNASVNIRVRKDSLIWLSVSKLGIEAVRGLITHDSITIIDKIHREYTVYDFPTLSKQFNFQMNFQLLQALIVGNLPLPKRPAQKIKNERDYLLLRQSEGKVLVENYIGEQDRKLKKLMVTEQPTKNTLRLDYEDFTSLNNFLFPYTSLVTLDYQSKTDGQFYQTLLRIKHNKVELVDKNPGFPFTIPSNYQRRP; encoded by the coding sequence ATGAATAAATACCTGTGCATTACAGTACTGTTGATTACCGTACTGGGTTCGGAAGGCTGTCGACGTAACCGTATGTCGCGCTCCACCAACCCGGTTGTTGTTACATCATCTATACCTGACTCCACATTAGCTGCCCGCCCTGCACCGAGTGCACCTACCGATACCGTCACTGTTATTCGTCCAGCCCGTCCGGGTATTGAAGAAGCCCGGGCCAATGTTGCCGAAATAGACTTTCGCTACCTCGCAGCCAAATCAAAAATTTCCTTCAAAAGCCCATCGCAGGACATTGATAATGCCAGTGTTAATATCCGGGTTCGGAAAGACAGCCTGATCTGGTTGTCGGTCTCCAAACTGGGGATCGAAGCTGTTCGGGGACTGATTACCCACGATTCTATCACGATCATCGACAAGATCCATCGGGAATATACCGTTTATGATTTCCCAACGCTGAGTAAGCAGTTCAACTTTCAAATGAACTTCCAGTTGTTACAGGCACTGATCGTTGGCAACTTACCTTTACCAAAACGTCCGGCGCAAAAAATCAAAAATGAGCGCGACTATTTATTGCTGCGGCAGAGCGAAGGAAAAGTACTGGTTGAAAATTATATCGGCGAACAGGACCGAAAATTAAAAAAACTAATGGTGACGGAACAGCCAACCAAAAACACGTTGCGGCTGGATTATGAGGATTTTACGTCCCTCAATAATTTCCTGTTTCCGTACACCAGCCTCGTTACCCTCGATTACCAATCGAAGACCGACGGGCAGTTTTACCAAACCTTGCTTCGTATCAAACATAACAAAGTCGAACTGGTCGATAAAAACCCGGGATTCCCATTCACGATTCCATCCAATTACCAGCGTCGGCCTTAA
- a CDS encoding tetratricopeptide repeat protein, producing MKTLYKFFSNRLLIGWMGSLGLVIWFTVVPASAQRRREKAGSDTTLAKSASTTTTRIEAETQFTEGIRYLMTDEPTKAIAQFGKVLQKDPNNAAAQYSTANALLKTGKIAEAIPYATKAYSLDNQNKFYTLLLAELFVKQKRYAEAEELYEKLLKKGPENAEYGVELAAIYLFNEKPDKALEAYNKVERELGLNEEIIRQKQRIYLKQNKIDKAVEEAEKLVASEPSDPDYLLEGAELLIANDRGDQAINWIDRALKLSSDLPQAHVLLADIYRKKGDMDRVTKELNQVLANPNLEAGLKARILSSYVGMTGENTTARQDALGMAQNLAKSSPNDPKTQIMLADLLMQQGKKTEARDAYAKAARLDGSVYEVWGALLQLDGELNQVDSLLAHSEKALEVFPTQGLFWYSNGTANLFKRKYQQAVDALEESRKLLATTSNSDLKKQIDAQLGDAYNGIGDHAKSDESYEAVLKLDPINDHVLNNYSYFLSLRKENLPRAIQLAQKLVERNPTNATYLDTYAWVLYVSKDYTKAKQYLEKALADPANVSGTIIEHYGDVLFQLGQPDKAIEQWKQAKTKGNASPDLEKKIATGKL from the coding sequence ATGAAAACGTTATACAAATTTTTCTCTAACCGGCTCCTGATTGGATGGATGGGCAGTCTTGGACTGGTTATTTGGTTCACAGTGGTACCCGCTTCTGCCCAACGTCGGCGCGAAAAAGCTGGTTCTGACACCACCCTGGCCAAGTCTGCGTCGACCACCACTACGCGTATTGAAGCCGAAACACAGTTTACAGAGGGTATCCGTTACCTGATGACCGACGAACCCACGAAGGCCATTGCCCAGTTCGGAAAAGTTCTTCAGAAAGACCCGAACAACGCTGCCGCTCAGTATTCTACAGCCAATGCGTTGCTAAAGACCGGAAAAATTGCGGAAGCAATTCCTTACGCCACGAAAGCCTATTCGTTAGATAATCAAAATAAGTTCTATACTCTTCTGTTAGCTGAGCTGTTCGTCAAACAAAAACGCTACGCCGAAGCGGAAGAACTCTACGAAAAACTGCTTAAAAAAGGGCCCGAAAATGCTGAGTACGGAGTCGAATTAGCAGCCATCTATCTGTTCAACGAAAAGCCAGACAAAGCGCTCGAAGCCTACAATAAAGTAGAGCGCGAGTTAGGGTTGAATGAGGAAATTATCCGGCAGAAACAGCGGATTTATTTGAAACAGAATAAAATCGACAAGGCGGTTGAAGAAGCCGAAAAACTAGTGGCATCAGAGCCTTCTGATCCTGATTATCTTCTCGAAGGAGCCGAGTTACTCATTGCCAACGATCGGGGAGATCAGGCCATTAACTGGATTGACCGGGCACTCAAGTTAAGTTCTGATTTACCCCAAGCCCACGTATTACTGGCCGATATCTATCGCAAAAAAGGCGATATGGATCGCGTGACGAAAGAGTTGAATCAGGTCCTGGCTAATCCAAATCTGGAAGCAGGCTTGAAAGCGCGTATTTTATCGAGTTATGTAGGAATGACCGGCGAAAATACAACCGCTCGTCAGGATGCCCTCGGTATGGCGCAGAACTTAGCCAAAAGCTCACCGAATGATCCGAAAACCCAGATCATGCTGGCTGATTTGCTCATGCAGCAAGGCAAAAAAACAGAAGCCCGTGATGCCTATGCAAAAGCAGCCCGGCTCGATGGGTCTGTTTATGAAGTATGGGGCGCTTTGCTGCAATTAGATGGTGAGCTGAACCAGGTGGATAGCTTACTGGCCCATTCTGAAAAAGCCCTTGAGGTGTTCCCCACACAAGGCTTGTTCTGGTACTCCAATGGAACGGCCAATTTATTTAAACGGAAATACCAGCAAGCTGTTGATGCACTCGAAGAGAGTCGTAAGTTGCTAGCTACCACATCGAACAGTGACCTTAAAAAACAGATTGATGCCCAATTAGGCGATGCTTATAATGGGATTGGGGACCACGCAAAATCAGATGAGTCATACGAAGCCGTCCTTAAACTAGACCCTATCAACGACCACGTTCTGAACAATTACAGTTACTTTCTGTCTTTACGTAAAGAGAATCTGCCCCGCGCTATCCAATTGGCGCAGAAACTTGTTGAACGGAACCCAACCAATGCAACTTACCTGGACACCTATGCCTGGGTGTTGTACGTGTCGAAAGACTACACCAAAGCAAAGCAATATCTGGAAAAAGCCCTGGCCGACCCAGCTAATGTAAGTGGGACCATTATTGAGCATTACGGTGATGTTCTTTTCCAGCTTGGTCAGCCAGACAAAGCAATAGAGCAGTGGAAACAGGCAAAAACGAAAGGCAATGCCAGCCCTGATCTAGAGAAAAAGATAGCTACTGGAAAGTTGTAA
- a CDS encoding murein hydrolase activator EnvC has protein sequence MHPTRLSTFRIVFWSAINLMVLSIVWFTEPAQAQVQPPNQTQRNRQVLEKEKKQNLEKMNQIRTILKQTATEKQASLGQLKALDQQIQTQSKQIGLLNKDLRLTEAEIAELRQASTTLTQDLNKLKSEYGSMIYAADKRRQQVNPMGFLFASDNFNQLVARYRYLRQYSDARQSQVRQMNNVQVMLQGKQKATQHKRLEQKSTIGAKLNETKKLETLKVEKNVVVKELSQKEAELQAELAESRRAINRLESMITRIIAREAKERAEREARERAERDRLARLEAARKAAERKRAEDAIAAAEKAGEKPAPADVAKVERPTEPEPTVKKPDERRNNNLNDEETALASSFTASRAHLPWPVTKGFISDRFGRKPHPVLKGIFVENQGVDIQTNAGEGVRSVYDGIVQDVTSMPGMNNVVAIQHGDYFTVYAKLKSVSVRAGQRVKARESIGTVATDKNGVSEIQFQIWKEFTKLNPESWLTPR, from the coding sequence ATGCACCCCACTCGTTTGTCTACCTTTCGAATCGTTTTCTGGTCAGCTATCAATCTGATGGTGCTCAGTATTGTGTGGTTTACCGAACCGGCTCAGGCACAAGTTCAGCCGCCGAATCAAACGCAGCGCAATCGGCAGGTTTTAGAGAAGGAAAAGAAGCAGAATCTGGAAAAAATGAACCAGATACGCACGATTCTGAAACAAACTGCAACGGAGAAGCAAGCCAGCTTGGGTCAGTTGAAGGCCCTTGATCAGCAAATTCAGACACAATCGAAACAGATTGGTCTACTTAATAAAGACCTTCGATTAACTGAGGCTGAAATTGCGGAGCTTCGCCAGGCCAGCACAACCCTCACCCAGGACCTAAACAAGCTTAAGTCAGAATACGGCTCTATGATTTATGCCGCCGATAAACGACGGCAGCAGGTTAATCCAATGGGCTTTTTATTTGCATCCGACAACTTCAACCAGCTCGTTGCCCGGTACCGGTACCTACGTCAGTATTCTGATGCCCGCCAGAGTCAGGTACGGCAAATGAATAACGTACAGGTCATGCTACAGGGAAAACAAAAGGCTACCCAACACAAACGCCTGGAACAGAAAAGTACGATTGGTGCCAAATTAAATGAGACTAAAAAGCTTGAAACGCTGAAGGTTGAGAAAAATGTAGTAGTTAAAGAGTTAAGCCAGAAAGAAGCTGAACTCCAGGCAGAACTGGCTGAAAGCCGACGGGCCATCAACCGGCTCGAATCTATGATTACCCGCATCATTGCGCGGGAAGCCAAAGAACGGGCTGAACGTGAAGCACGTGAGCGTGCCGAACGTGACCGCCTTGCCCGACTGGAAGCCGCCCGAAAAGCAGCCGAACGCAAACGGGCTGAAGATGCCATAGCAGCCGCCGAAAAGGCGGGCGAAAAACCAGCCCCGGCCGATGTGGCCAAAGTGGAGCGCCCTACTGAACCTGAGCCCACCGTCAAAAAACCTGACGAACGACGGAACAATAACCTCAATGATGAAGAAACTGCCCTGGCTTCGTCATTCACAGCTTCACGAGCGCATTTACCCTGGCCTGTTACAAAAGGATTCATTTCGGATCGATTTGGCCGAAAGCCTCACCCAGTACTAAAAGGCATTTTCGTAGAAAACCAAGGCGTTGATATTCAGACAAATGCCGGAGAAGGCGTTCGATCCGTGTATGATGGCATTGTGCAGGATGTAACGAGTATGCCCGGCATGAACAACGTGGTGGCTATCCAGCATGGCGATTACTTTACCGTTTATGCCAAGCTAAAAAGCGTATCCGTCCGGGCAGGTCAGCGCGTAAAAGCCCGCGAATCCATCGGAACGGTAGCAACGGATAAAAATGGGGTGTCTGAAATCCAGTTCCAAATCTGGAAGGAGTTTACCAAACTCAACCCCGAATCATGGCTTACGCCCAGGTGA
- a CDS encoding Ohr family peroxiredoxin translates to METLYTATVSNVGGREGDVKSLDGILEMDVKRPVEMHGEGGKPNPEMLFAAAYSSCYNGALMAVAERRKVILPTHAVEVSISLNKDGNNMFLSGKITVKAPGMDHDQLQQLAESAHIVCPYSKAVKGNMEMKIEVLV, encoded by the coding sequence ATGGAAACCTTGTATACTGCCACCGTCAGCAATGTCGGCGGGCGCGAAGGTGATGTAAAATCACTCGATGGTATTTTAGAAATGGATGTTAAACGGCCGGTTGAGATGCACGGCGAAGGAGGGAAACCGAATCCGGAGATGCTATTTGCTGCGGCCTACAGCTCATGCTACAATGGCGCCTTGATGGCGGTGGCGGAACGTCGGAAAGTTATCCTGCCTACACATGCCGTGGAGGTTAGTATTTCGCTTAATAAAGACGGAAACAATATGTTTCTGTCGGGGAAAATTACGGTGAAAGCCCCTGGAATGGACCATGATCAGCTACAACAGCTAGCCGAATCTGCCCATATCGTTTGCCCTTACTCAAAAGCGGTAAAGGGAAATATGGAGATGAAAATTGAGGTGTTGGTGTAA